Proteins encoded within one genomic window of Streptomyces sp. NBC_01314:
- a CDS encoding DUF5990 family protein has protein sequence MRIRIDAVDLPGLTRPASADGRVPAYGNLHVAVQRRDRPAELLAPQPGDAPSATWTLECTTSTSATGTEVRGPYVQDRLGRRFVYLSWGTVDESGTFTMFRRAKLMLDVIPADVLAAAARDGLLVGRLGLTDTEGGPLCARVEPPHITWTAERVGWLR, from the coding sequence ATGCGCATCCGCATCGACGCCGTCGACCTGCCCGGCCTCACCCGTCCCGCCTCCGCCGACGGCAGAGTCCCCGCGTACGGCAACCTCCACGTCGCCGTGCAACGCCGCGACCGTCCGGCCGAACTCCTCGCACCACAGCCCGGCGACGCGCCGTCCGCCACCTGGACCTTGGAGTGCACCACGAGCACCTCGGCGACCGGCACCGAGGTCAGGGGCCCCTACGTGCAGGACCGTCTGGGCCGGCGGTTCGTCTACCTGTCGTGGGGCACGGTCGACGAGTCGGGCACCTTCACGATGTTCCGCCGCGCCAAGCTCATGCTCGACGTCATCCCCGCCGACGTGCTCGCCGCCGCCGCTCGCGACGGGCTGCTGGTCGGACGCCTCGGCCTGACCGACACGGAGGGCGGGCCCCTGTGCGCGCGAGTCGAGCCCCCGCACATCACCTGGACCGCCGAGCGCGTCGGTTGGCTCAGGTAG
- a CDS encoding cold-shock protein: MATGTVKWFNAEKGFGFIEQDGGGPDVFAHYSNIATQGFRELQEGQKVSFDIAQGQKGPTAENIVPA; this comes from the coding sequence ATGGCTACTGGCACCGTGAAGTGGTTCAACGCTGAAAAGGGCTTCGGCTTCATCGAGCAGGACGGCGGCGGCCCCGACGTCTTCGCCCACTACTCGAACATCGCCACCCAGGGCTTCCGCGAGCTGCAGGAAGGCCAGAAGGTGTCCTTCGACATCGCGCAGGGCCAGAAGGGCCCGACGGCCGAGAACATCGTTCCCGCCTGA
- a CDS encoding MerR family transcriptional regulator, which yields MTAEIPLSNRLDDDDYPAYTMGRAAEMLGATPAFLRAIGEARLITPLRSEGGHRRYSRYQLRIAARARELVDRGTPIDAACRIVILEDQLEEAQRINAEYRRRDGRDAPDSSAPGSG from the coding sequence ATGACAGCAGAGATCCCCCTCAGTAATCGTCTGGACGACGACGACTACCCCGCATACACGATGGGGCGGGCCGCCGAGATGCTCGGCGCCACCCCGGCCTTCCTCCGAGCCATCGGTGAGGCTCGTCTGATCACTCCGCTGCGCTCGGAGGGCGGACACCGCCGGTACTCCCGCTACCAACTGCGGATCGCCGCGCGCGCCCGCGAGCTCGTCGACAGGGGCACCCCGATCGATGCCGCCTGCCGCATCGTCATCCTTGAGGACCAGCTTGAAGAAGCTCAGCGCATCAACGCCGAGTACCGCCGCCGCGACGGGCGCGACGCGCCCGACAGCTCCGCTCCCGGTTCTGGCTGA
- a CDS encoding polysaccharide deacetylase family protein has translation MQRRLVISAITAALCGTTLAGTTTSASAAPQAVDCRKVKCVALTFDDGPVTDTQRLLRLLNERDVRATFYAVGTNVQKNPSTVKTAAKAGHQIGNHSWDHADLTKLSAAKIKSQFSRTDTVIKQATGTKPTTVRAPYGAHNAAVRSAAGRPLVHWSVDTLDWKYRDSARLIKYVNAETRPGDIVLMHDIHKTTVDAVPGIIKALKARGFSFVTVDQLFAPAKLPTGKVTYHNRAAYRP, from the coding sequence ATGCAACGACGCCTCGTCATCTCGGCCATCACCGCAGCGCTTTGCGGCACCACGCTGGCCGGCACCACCACGTCCGCCTCCGCCGCACCCCAGGCCGTCGACTGCCGCAAGGTGAAGTGTGTCGCTCTCACCTTCGACGACGGGCCGGTCACCGACACCCAGCGGCTGCTGCGCCTGCTGAACGAACGGGACGTCAGAGCGACCTTCTACGCCGTCGGCACGAACGTCCAGAAGAACCCGTCGACGGTGAAGACCGCAGCGAAGGCCGGTCACCAGATAGGCAACCACAGCTGGGACCACGCCGATCTGACCAAGCTCAGCGCCGCGAAGATCAAGTCACAGTTCTCCCGCACGGACACGGTGATCAAGCAGGCGACGGGAACGAAGCCCACCACCGTCCGGGCCCCCTACGGCGCCCACAACGCGGCGGTCCGCTCGGCCGCCGGACGGCCGCTGGTCCACTGGAGCGTCGACACCCTCGACTGGAAGTACCGCGACTCGGCCCGGCTCATCAAGTACGTCAACGCGGAGACCAGGCCCGGCGACATCGTCCTCATGCACGACATCCACAAGACGACGGTCGACGCGGTGCCGGGCATCATCAAGGCCCTCAAGGCCCGCGGCTTCTCTTTCGTGACCGTCGACCAGCTCTTCGCCCCGGCCAAGCTCCCCACCGGAAAGGTCACCTACCACAACCGTGCCGCCTACCGACCGTGA
- a CDS encoding glycoside hydrolase family 5 protein gives MTKSSWVVTVRGSFVGATLAAVFLLLPLVPAPAAAQETAPGAAAPPGTAVTVADDWTAPLSTRGRWIVDADGDRFKLRSGNWHGASGTWGGSGSADQDANHHAGENSGRIPLGLDRAPMAEIIAGFREIGINSVRLPFSNEMIHDSVPVTDDAVAANPSLRGRTPLQVYDAVVRALTAADLAVILNNHTNTTRWCCGVDGNERWNTSRSTETWENDWLFMARRYQDNKRVVGADLYNEVRRDIWDDPNWGLGDDHDWFAASQRVGDRILTEANPDLLIIVEGINWTGIPVDGLPHERPTLEPVRRLSHTLVDSDKLVYSAHFYDYTGPHHSGATGTGETTDARYRDLTPAELIDVLNRQAFFVTGEQDRHFTAPVWISEFGVGGREETGARQRAWFANFVDQLIRADADFAYWPLVGWHENRTGNGWALLHWDAAGNRMGLYDGDDWRATAWTRLVGAQGRTGRVAPVADWVMLSPDHGDFVASRRMRALPDWDPGARKAVCPDGQRLIGLSHTGNRGLCSNVSAGPVWDPTAGPKVVADERYVTPGRDWASGYTKLQCPEGHFLTGYSVRGAAVSAALCVPAPPGSIVGTSGRTVWFDRGDNRGATPKGGDFAQGHYKGQCADHEYAAGIAYTARVGSSRTPDALYCRQTN, from the coding sequence ATGACAAAATCCTCGTGGGTGGTGACCGTGCGCGGATCCTTCGTCGGGGCCACTCTGGCCGCCGTGTTCCTCCTGCTGCCCCTGGTGCCCGCCCCCGCGGCCGCACAGGAGACCGCCCCCGGCGCCGCCGCTCCGCCCGGTACCGCCGTGACCGTGGCGGACGACTGGACGGCACCGCTCAGCACGCGGGGGCGCTGGATCGTCGACGCGGACGGTGACCGCTTCAAGCTGCGGTCGGGCAACTGGCATGGCGCGAGCGGTACTTGGGGCGGTTCAGGGAGCGCGGACCAGGACGCGAACCACCACGCGGGCGAGAACTCCGGCCGGATACCACTCGGTCTGGACCGCGCCCCCATGGCCGAGATCATCGCCGGTTTCCGGGAGATCGGGATCAACAGCGTTCGGCTGCCCTTCTCCAACGAGATGATCCACGACAGCGTCCCCGTCACGGACGACGCCGTCGCCGCCAACCCCTCCCTGCGCGGCAGGACGCCCCTCCAGGTGTACGACGCCGTCGTCCGCGCACTCACCGCCGCCGACCTCGCCGTGATTCTCAACAACCACACCAACACCACCCGTTGGTGCTGCGGAGTCGACGGCAACGAACGCTGGAACACGAGCCGGTCCACCGAGACCTGGGAGAACGACTGGCTCTTCATGGCCCGCCGCTACCAGGACAACAAGCGCGTCGTCGGCGCGGACCTCTACAACGAGGTGCGCCGCGACATCTGGGACGACCCCAACTGGGGCCTCGGCGACGACCACGACTGGTTCGCCGCCTCGCAGCGCGTGGGCGACCGCATCCTGACGGAGGCCAACCCCGATCTGCTGATCATCGTCGAGGGCATCAACTGGACCGGCATCCCCGTCGACGGCCTGCCGCACGAACGCCCCACCCTGGAACCCGTACGCCGCCTCTCGCACACGCTCGTCGACTCCGACAAACTCGTGTACTCCGCCCACTTCTACGACTACACCGGCCCCCACCACAGCGGTGCCACCGGAACGGGTGAGACCACCGACGCCCGCTACCGCGATCTGACCCCCGCCGAACTCATCGACGTACTGAACCGTCAGGCGTTCTTCGTCACCGGCGAACAGGACCGGCACTTCACCGCCCCCGTCTGGATCAGCGAGTTCGGCGTCGGGGGCCGCGAGGAGACCGGCGCCCGGCAGCGCGCCTGGTTCGCGAACTTCGTCGACCAGTTGATCCGCGCCGACGCCGACTTCGCGTACTGGCCGCTCGTCGGCTGGCACGAGAACCGCACCGGCAACGGCTGGGCCCTTCTCCACTGGGACGCGGCGGGCAACCGCATGGGCCTGTACGACGGGGACGACTGGCGTGCCACGGCCTGGACCCGGCTCGTCGGGGCCCAGGGCCGCACCGGCCGCGTCGCCCCGGTGGCGGACTGGGTGATGCTCAGCCCCGACCACGGCGACTTCGTCGCATCGCGGCGGATGCGCGCCCTGCCCGACTGGGACCCCGGCGCCCGTAAGGCCGTCTGCCCCGACGGCCAGCGCCTGATCGGCCTGAGCCACACCGGCAACCGGGGCCTGTGCTCGAACGTGTCCGCCGGCCCCGTATGGGACCCGACCGCCGGGCCCAAGGTGGTCGCCGACGAGCGGTACGTCACACCGGGCCGGGACTGGGCGAGCGGCTACACCAAACTCCAGTGCCCCGAGGGCCACTTCCTGACCGGCTACAGCGTCCGCGGCGCCGCCGTCTCCGCCGCCCTGTGTGTGCCCGCACCGCCCGGCTCGATCGTCGGCACGAGTGGCCGCACGGTCTGGTTCGACCGCGGTGACAACAGGGGCGCCACCCCCAAGGGCGGCGACTTCGCACAGGGCCACTACAAGGGCCAGTGCGCGGACCACGAGTACGCCGCCGGGATCGCCTACACGGCTCGCGTGGGCTCCTCACGCACCCCCGACGCCCTGTACTGCCGACAGACGAACTGA
- a CDS encoding sugar ABC transporter substrate-binding protein, with protein MGLGVGLSAVKRRSLSRAGAAAVVAVGLVLTGACGEGGGSGSGGGGGGGSGGDSLTVGVLLPGGGASRFGQFDRPLIEKKLKELCPDCPAATVAATAEPAVQRQQLDAMITRGVDVLIVAAVDAKALRSSVEAADRAGIPVVAYDRLAQGPISGYVTFDGEVVGRLQGEALLKAMGDKADGGQIVMMNGATTDPNAGWYKRGALSVLEGKVRIGKSYDTVGWRPENAYVNMSGAISALGANNIDGVLAANDSLAGAVVSAFGASGVSPPPPVTGQDADLAATQRIVKGDQYMTIYKPFKPAADAAVEMAVALGRDESVDSIATGTVDSPTDKDIPAVLLPSVPVTVGNIEDTLVKDGMYTIAQICTPKLRPACDKAGLTP; from the coding sequence ATGGGTCTCGGTGTCGGCCTGTCGGCCGTGAAGCGAAGGTCCCTCAGCCGGGCGGGTGCGGCGGCCGTGGTAGCCGTCGGCCTGGTCCTGACCGGGGCGTGTGGCGAAGGCGGGGGCAGCGGGAGCGGGGGTGGGGGCGGGGGCGGGAGCGGGGGTGACAGCCTCACCGTCGGCGTGCTGCTCCCGGGTGGCGGAGCCTCTCGCTTCGGGCAGTTCGACCGGCCCCTGATCGAGAAGAAGCTGAAAGAGCTGTGCCCGGACTGCCCGGCGGCGACCGTCGCCGCCACGGCCGAGCCAGCGGTCCAGCGCCAGCAGCTCGACGCCATGATCACCCGGGGTGTGGACGTGCTGATCGTCGCCGCCGTCGACGCCAAGGCGCTGCGCTCTTCGGTGGAGGCCGCGGACCGGGCCGGTATCCCCGTCGTCGCCTATGACCGGCTCGCCCAGGGACCCATCTCGGGATACGTCACCTTCGACGGAGAGGTCGTCGGCAGGCTCCAGGGCGAGGCGCTCCTGAAGGCCATGGGCGACAAGGCGGACGGCGGCCAGATCGTCATGATGAACGGCGCCACGACCGACCCCAACGCCGGCTGGTACAAGCGCGGCGCGCTCTCCGTCCTGGAGGGCAAGGTACGGATCGGCAAGTCGTACGACACCGTCGGATGGCGGCCGGAGAACGCCTACGTCAACATGAGCGGCGCCATCTCCGCCCTGGGAGCGAACAACATCGACGGCGTCCTGGCCGCCAACGACAGCCTCGCCGGCGCCGTGGTCTCCGCCTTCGGCGCCAGCGGGGTCAGCCCGCCGCCCCCGGTCACCGGCCAGGACGCCGATCTCGCGGCCACGCAGCGCATCGTCAAGGGCGACCAGTACATGACCATCTACAAGCCGTTCAAGCCCGCGGCCGACGCCGCCGTCGAGATGGCGGTCGCCCTGGGGCGCGACGAGAGCGTCGACTCCATCGCCACCGGCACCGTCGACAGCCCCACCGACAAGGACATCCCGGCGGTCCTGCTCCCGTCGGTCCCGGTGACGGTCGGCAACATCGAGGACACTCTGGTCAAGGACGGTATGTACACCATCGCCCAGATCTGCACCCCGAAGCTCCGGCCCGCCTGCGACAAGGCCGGACTCACCCCATGA
- a CDS encoding ATP-binding cassette domain-containing protein, translated as MVQPLLALRGVSKRFAAVQALVDVELEIRAGEVVALVGDNAAGKSTLVKVISGVGPADKGVIEWEGTTVQIRRPQDAQLLGIAAVYQDLAMCGNLDVVGNLFLGREIHRFGVLDEVEMERRTRELLRTLSIRIPDVRVPLATLSGGQRQVVAITRSFVSAPRLLLLDEPTASLGLEQTNQLLDLIEELRDQGTGVLLISHNMGDIKAVADRIAVLRLGRNNGLFNVSTTSQEQIISSITGAVDNTAQHRPTDPEETWP; from the coding sequence GTGGTTCAGCCCCTGCTGGCGCTGCGCGGCGTGTCCAAACGCTTCGCCGCCGTCCAGGCGCTGGTGGACGTCGAACTGGAGATCAGGGCCGGGGAGGTGGTCGCCCTGGTGGGCGACAACGCGGCCGGGAAGTCCACCCTGGTCAAGGTGATCTCGGGGGTCGGTCCCGCCGACAAGGGGGTCATCGAGTGGGAGGGCACCACCGTCCAGATCCGGCGGCCCCAGGACGCCCAGCTCCTCGGGATCGCGGCCGTCTACCAGGACCTCGCGATGTGCGGCAACCTCGATGTCGTCGGCAACCTCTTCCTCGGCCGGGAGATCCACCGGTTCGGCGTCCTCGACGAGGTGGAGATGGAGCGGCGGACCCGCGAGCTGCTGCGCACCCTCTCCATCCGCATCCCCGACGTGCGCGTGCCGCTCGCCACCCTGTCCGGCGGGCAGCGCCAGGTCGTCGCGATCACCCGCTCGTTCGTCAGCGCGCCCAGGCTGCTCCTGCTCGACGAACCCACCGCCTCCCTGGGCCTCGAACAGACCAACCAGCTCCTCGACCTCATCGAGGAACTGCGCGACCAGGGCACCGGGGTGCTCCTCATCAGCCACAACATGGGGGACATCAAAGCCGTCGCCGACCGGATCGCCGTCCTGCGCCTCGGCCGCAACAACGGCCTCTTCAACGTGAGCACCACCTCGCAGGAGCAGATCATCTCCTCCATCACCGGCGCGGTGGACAACACCGCCCAGCACCGTCCCACCGACCCGGAGGAGACGTGGCCGTGA
- a CDS encoding sugar ABC transporter permease, producing MAVRWRGRGQGKRTEKGTAKETGTGTGTGSPREGGQRWYGERPRAYARAVRHHLHEGELGPAPALLALAVTWIVFQSLNENFLSPRNLSVLSVEIVGTGMVAVGVVFVLLIGEIDLSVGSLAGLSGAMFAALNVNHGMPEGLAVLVAVACGAAAGALHGFVFTRIGVPAFVVTLAGLLAWNGLMLYLLGPESSISFSSDGLVAELTRRSFGSPAVTYGLAALGPAAYLLLCHRDRGRRAAAGMPYRARAGIWVRTALLAVVAFTTVYVLDRFEGLPLALLIFLGVIVASDLLLRRTVYGRQVLALGSGVEAARRSGVDVSRVRIAVFLVSGTMAAVGGLFVASRLTSATQVPGSGMLLINAIAAAVIGGTSLFGGRGSTWSALLGVLIIQSIASGMALLGVQPAVQFMITGGVLLVAVVFDSLARRAAESRGRA from the coding sequence GTGGCCGTGAGGTGGAGAGGGAGAGGGCAGGGGAAGAGGACGGAGAAGGGGACGGCGAAGGAAACGGGAACGGGGACGGGAACGGGAAGCCCGCGGGAAGGCGGACAGCGGTGGTACGGCGAGCGTCCCCGCGCGTACGCCCGTGCCGTCCGCCACCACCTGCACGAAGGTGAGCTGGGCCCGGCGCCGGCCCTGCTCGCTCTCGCCGTGACCTGGATCGTCTTCCAGAGCCTCAACGAGAACTTCCTCTCACCACGCAACCTGTCCGTCCTCAGCGTGGAGATCGTCGGCACCGGCATGGTCGCCGTCGGCGTCGTCTTCGTGCTGCTGATCGGCGAGATCGACCTGTCGGTGGGCTCGCTGGCCGGGCTGTCGGGCGCCATGTTCGCGGCGCTGAACGTGAACCACGGCATGCCGGAAGGGCTCGCCGTACTCGTCGCGGTGGCCTGCGGCGCGGCGGCCGGGGCCCTCCACGGGTTCGTCTTCACCAGGATCGGCGTGCCCGCGTTCGTCGTCACCCTCGCGGGTCTGCTGGCCTGGAACGGCCTGATGCTCTATCTGCTGGGGCCGGAGAGCTCCATCAGTTTCAGCAGCGACGGGCTGGTCGCCGAGCTGACCCGCCGCTCCTTCGGCTCACCCGCCGTCACCTACGGCCTGGCCGCGCTCGGCCCGGCCGCGTATCTCCTCCTCTGCCACCGCGACCGCGGGCGCCGGGCCGCCGCCGGGATGCCCTACCGGGCGAGGGCCGGTATCTGGGTGCGTACGGCGCTGCTCGCGGTGGTCGCGTTCACCACGGTCTATGTACTGGACCGGTTCGAGGGCCTGCCGCTGGCGCTGCTGATCTTCCTCGGCGTCATCGTCGCCTCGGACCTCCTGCTGCGCCGCACGGTGTACGGCCGGCAGGTCCTCGCGCTGGGCAGCGGTGTGGAGGCGGCCCGGCGGTCCGGCGTCGACGTGTCGCGCGTACGCATCGCGGTGTTCCTGGTGTCGGGGACCATGGCCGCGGTCGGCGGTCTGTTCGTCGCGTCGCGGCTCACCTCGGCGACCCAGGTCCCGGGCTCCGGCATGCTGCTGATCAACGCGATCGCCGCCGCCGTCATCGGGGGCACCAGCCTGTTCGGCGGCCGCGGCTCCACCTGGTCCGCGCTGCTGGGCGTGCTCATCATCCAGTCGATCGCCTCCGGCATGGCACTGCTGGGGGTCCAGCCCGCGGTCCAGTTCATGATCACCGGCGGGGTGCTGCTGGTCGCGGTGGTCTTCGACTCCCTGGCCCGCCGCGCGGCGGAGTCCCGCGGCCGGGCCTGA
- a CDS encoding DUF899 domain-containing protein, with product MTTAPNDPTTTPKDSAIAPNDPATALPGRPPVVDLATWQAARDELLVREKAHTREGDALAAARRRLPMVEFDGTVEVVGPEGPVPFLDLFEGRDELVVYQHMWYDGAPHQGQCEGCTTTAWHLKDAVYLNARGVSFAVLTTGPWDEVAAYTEFMGYTQPWYSVRDVAAPVGGDMGYLTCFLRDGDRVFLTYSTTGRGNERVNGSLGLLDLTPYGRGEAWEDNPEGWPEGRGPCWSWRSDVDGNPTWGPTSRPVPQWTRPGATPVETLGRSGHHH from the coding sequence ATGACGACCGCACCGAACGATCCGACGACCACACCGAAAGACTCGGCCATCGCACCGAACGACCCGGCCACCGCGCTGCCCGGCCGCCCGCCCGTCGTCGACCTGGCCACCTGGCAGGCCGCGCGCGACGAGTTGCTGGTCCGCGAGAAGGCCCACACCCGCGAGGGCGACGCCCTCGCGGCGGCCCGCCGCCGGCTGCCGATGGTGGAGTTCGACGGGACGGTCGAGGTCGTCGGCCCCGAGGGCCCGGTCCCGTTCCTCGACCTGTTCGAGGGCCGCGACGAGCTCGTGGTGTACCAGCACATGTGGTACGACGGCGCGCCGCACCAGGGGCAGTGCGAGGGCTGCACCACCACGGCCTGGCACCTGAAGGACGCCGTCTACCTCAACGCCCGCGGCGTCTCGTTCGCCGTCCTGACCACGGGCCCTTGGGACGAGGTGGCCGCGTACACCGAGTTCATGGGCTACACCCAGCCCTGGTACTCGGTGCGCGACGTGGCCGCGCCGGTCGGCGGCGACATGGGGTACCTCACCTGCTTCCTGCGCGACGGCGACCGCGTGTTCCTCACCTACTCCACGACGGGCCGCGGCAACGAGCGGGTGAACGGGTCCCTCGGCCTGCTCGACCTGACGCCCTACGGCCGTGGCGAGGCGTGGGAGGACAACCCCGAGGGTTGGCCCGAGGGGCGCGGCCCGTGCTGGTCCTGGCGCTCGGACGTGGACGGCAACCCCACCTGGGGCCCGACCAGCCGCCCCGTACCGCAGTGGACCCGCCCCGGCGCGACCCCCGTGGAGACCCTCGGCCGAAGCGGCCACCACCACTGA
- a CDS encoding TetR/AcrR family transcriptional regulator produces the protein MARLSRVESQERTRERLVATARQLFLSHGYAATSLSDVAETAGYSKGAVYSNFRSKDHLCLAALDDIRAEQLALLTDAVMGEAALDDRLAAFAAWAEGHIGDEAWTTLEVEFLTSARHDAELRQEITARVAVIREALAQLLDALAQELGVPPAMPADRAAMALLSLGIGLGVQRVADPSVPTAVLTDTLRLVLRMSDPGTRA, from the coding sequence ATGGCCCGCCTCAGCCGCGTCGAGAGTCAGGAACGCACGCGTGAGCGGCTCGTCGCCACCGCGCGGCAGCTGTTCCTCTCCCACGGGTACGCCGCCACCTCGCTCAGCGACGTCGCGGAGACGGCCGGCTACTCCAAGGGCGCCGTCTACTCCAACTTCCGCAGCAAGGACCACCTGTGCCTCGCCGCGCTCGACGACATCCGGGCCGAACAGCTGGCGCTGCTCACGGACGCCGTGATGGGCGAGGCCGCCCTCGACGACCGCCTGGCGGCCTTCGCCGCCTGGGCCGAGGGACATATCGGCGACGAGGCCTGGACCACGCTGGAGGTCGAGTTCCTCACCAGCGCGCGTCACGACGCCGAGCTGCGGCAGGAGATCACCGCGCGCGTCGCCGTGATCCGCGAGGCCCTGGCCCAGCTGCTCGACGCGCTCGCCCAGGAGCTGGGCGTCCCCCCGGCCATGCCCGCCGACCGGGCCGCGATGGCCCTCCTCAGCCTGGGCATCGGCCTCGGCGTCCAGCGCGTCGCCGACCCCTCCGTCCCCACCGCCGTCCTGACCGACACCCTGCGGCTCGTCCTGCGGATGAGCGACCCGGGGACCCGGGCGTGA
- a CDS encoding patatin-like phospholipase family protein, with the protein MTATSTRTTPSRTTPSRGLVLGCGGTLGAAWTTGALHSLRQATRWDPRDAEVLVGTSAGAEVAAMLGAGVGVEELLAAQLGRQDARPELLRHFAAPPRALPPRPAAFLGSPRLARHALGRTAPALAGLSGLLPQGRGDARWLTALADSLTPPGQWVRHPATWLVATDFDTGRRTVFGHPDTSPVALRDALRASWAVPGWFPPVRVGGRRYADGGILSTASADLLVPRRLDEVYVIAPMSSRSPGPRRGLGRAEALLRRVMTRTLDAECAALRAAGTRVVRIEPTAADLEVMGGNFMDPRRRLTVLETSLRTTRALVREAVCAAAAADARTGA; encoded by the coding sequence GTGACCGCGACGAGCACACGAACGACCCCTTCCCGCACGACCCCCTCCCGGGGACTGGTACTGGGCTGCGGCGGAACGCTCGGCGCGGCCTGGACGACCGGCGCCCTGCACTCGCTCCGGCAGGCCACGCGCTGGGACCCGCGCGACGCGGAGGTCCTGGTGGGCACCTCCGCCGGGGCCGAGGTGGCGGCGATGCTCGGTGCCGGTGTCGGCGTGGAGGAGCTGCTGGCCGCGCAGCTGGGCCGGCAGGACGCCCGCCCGGAACTCCTCCGGCACTTCGCCGCCCCGCCCCGCGCGCTTCCGCCCCGGCCCGCGGCCTTCCTGGGATCGCCCAGGCTCGCCCGCCACGCGCTGGGCCGCACCGCTCCCGCGCTGGCCGGGCTGTCCGGTCTGCTGCCCCAGGGCCGCGGCGACGCCCGCTGGTTGACGGCCCTCGCTGATTCCCTGACGCCTCCCGGACAGTGGGTCCGGCATCCGGCGACCTGGCTGGTGGCCACCGACTTCGACACGGGCCGCCGTACCGTCTTCGGGCACCCCGACACCTCGCCGGTAGCCCTGCGGGACGCGCTGCGGGCGTCCTGGGCCGTGCCGGGCTGGTTCCCGCCCGTACGCGTCGGAGGCCGGCGCTACGCCGACGGCGGCATCCTCTCCACCGCCTCCGCCGACCTCCTGGTCCCGAGGAGGCTCGACGAGGTGTACGTCATCGCGCCGATGAGCTCCCGCTCCCCCGGACCGCGCCGGGGGCTCGGCCGGGCGGAGGCGCTGCTGCGCCGCGTCATGACCCGCACGCTCGACGCGGAGTGCGCCGCGCTGCGGGCGGCGGGCACCCGGGTCGTCCGGATCGAGCCCACCGCCGCCGACCTGGAGGTGATGGGCGGCAACTTCATGGACCCCCGGCGCCGCCTGACGGTCCTGGAGACGTCCCTGCGCACCACCCGAGCCCTCGTCCGCGAGGCCGTATGCGCCGCCGCCGCCGCCGACGCCCGGACAGGAGCCTGA